From a region of the Pseudophaeobacter arcticus DSM 23566 genome:
- a CDS encoding recombinase family protein, which yields MPLIGYARVSTEDQTPLPQSEALQTAGCVEIFEEHASGGNRARPVLARLLERISKGDTLVVVRIDRLARSLSHLLEVIERLEARGAFFRSIQDPIDTGSPQGKFTLQVLGAAAEFERALIRERTKAGLASARTKGRVGGNPGLRAKDPAALRKVRLARQDGYMERLNETAQDWVPHVRRLRPDLAWEDVVRIINGPLPEARRWTQSRLLRAVKAYVGDGFLPAEVLARAGRRETDDRLPAIVAGIKGADPDITLQAICTRLEAMRERTPRGRTRWQPSSVKMLLERAERLGLMPYESSQNQM from the coding sequence ATGCCCCTGATAGGCTATGCGCGCGTATCCACAGAGGATCAGACCCCCCTGCCCCAGTCTGAGGCCCTGCAAACTGCGGGATGCGTCGAGATCTTCGAAGAGCACGCCTCAGGCGGCAATCGTGCCCGGCCGGTGCTTGCCCGCTTGCTGGAGCGCATTAGCAAGGGCGACACGCTGGTTGTCGTACGGATCGACCGGCTCGCACGGTCTCTGTCGCACCTTCTCGAGGTGATCGAACGGTTGGAGGCCAGGGGGGCGTTCTTTCGTTCCATTCAGGACCCGATCGACACCGGATCCCCGCAAGGCAAGTTCACGCTGCAGGTTCTGGGCGCCGCGGCCGAGTTCGAGCGGGCGCTGATCCGGGAACGTACCAAAGCAGGGCTGGCGAGCGCCCGTACCAAGGGCCGGGTCGGCGGGAACCCTGGACTGCGGGCCAAAGACCCTGCTGCTCTTCGCAAAGTACGGCTGGCGCGACAAGACGGCTACATGGAGCGTCTGAACGAGACGGCACAAGATTGGGTGCCCCATGTGCGCCGGTTGCGACCCGACTTGGCCTGGGAAGACGTGGTGCGCATCATCAACGGCCCCTTGCCCGAGGCGCGTCGCTGGACCCAAAGCCGTCTCTTGCGCGCTGTGAAGGCCTATGTCGGCGACGGCTTCCTGCCGGCCGAGGTGCTGGCCCGCGCCGGGCGCCGCGAAACCGACGACCGTCTGCCCGCCATCGTCGCCGGCATCAAGGGCGCGGACCCCGACATCACGCTTCAGGCGATCTGCACCCGGCTGGAAGCGATGCGCGAACGCACGCCTCGTGGCCGAACAAGATGGCAGCCGTCTTCGGTGAAAATGCTGTTGGAGCGGGCGGAACGACTTGGCCTCATGCCGTACGAATCGAGCCAAAATCAGATGTAG
- a CDS encoding L,D-transpeptidase, translated as MLTRRHFIQTTTALFSASVSSPLLADTWPAEAQKAEWDAQVTPPGFDPATSNPWGLHPRFLPQRVVAKPGLVPGDIHVDAVARYLYHIEESGTAMRYGVAIARGNLYEPGVYTIKRKVRWPHWTPTQNMIERDPENARWADGMEPGPENALGSRAIYLYVGDRDTYLRIHGTPYPRSIGGRASSGCVRMVMAHINELYPNVEIESTAHLYSAEDSVTARS; from the coding sequence ATGCTGACAAGACGACACTTCATTCAAACAACAACGGCGCTATTCTCCGCGTCTGTTTCCAGCCCCCTGTTGGCCGATACCTGGCCCGCCGAGGCACAGAAAGCTGAATGGGACGCGCAAGTCACGCCGCCCGGATTCGATCCGGCTACGTCAAACCCTTGGGGCCTACACCCGCGCTTTTTGCCCCAGCGCGTGGTCGCGAAACCCGGACTCGTGCCAGGAGACATCCATGTCGATGCAGTCGCGCGGTATCTCTATCATATCGAGGAGAGCGGGACCGCAATGCGCTACGGTGTGGCCATTGCCCGGGGCAACCTATATGAGCCCGGGGTCTACACGATCAAACGCAAGGTGAGGTGGCCGCATTGGACGCCGACCCAGAACATGATCGAGCGGGATCCGGAAAACGCACGATGGGCCGACGGGATGGAACCCGGCCCCGAAAACGCTTTGGGATCACGAGCCATCTATCTGTACGTCGGAGACCGCGACACTTATCTTCGAATACACGGCACGCCCTATCCGCGAAGTATCGGCGGTCGAGCCAGTTCGGGTTGCGTGCGGATGGTCATGGCTCACATTAACGAACTTTATCCCAACGTTGAGATCGAATCGACGGCACATTTGTACTCAGCGGAGGACAGTGTCACCGCGCGAAGTTGA